The following are encoded together in the Bos javanicus breed banteng chromosome X, ARS-OSU_banteng_1.0, whole genome shotgun sequence genome:
- the PORCN gene encoding protein-serine O-palmitoleoyltransferase porcupine isoform X2 — protein MATFSRQEFFQQLLQGCLLPTAQQGLDQIWLLLAICLACRLLWRLGLPSYLKHASTVAGGFFSLYHFFQLHMVWVVLLSLLCYLVLFLCRHSSHRGVFLSVTILIYLLMGEMHMVDTVTWHKMRGAQMIVAMKAVSLGFDLDRGEVGAVPSPVEFMGYLYFVGTIVFGPWISFHSYLQAVQGHPLSRRWLQKVARSLALALLCLVLSTCVGPYLFPYFIPLDGDRLLRKGTMVRWLRAYESAVSFHFSNYFVGFLSEATATLAGAGFTEEKDHLEWDLTVSKPLNVELPRSMVEVVTSWNLPMSYWLNNYVFKNALHLGTFSAVLVTYAASALLHGFSFHLAAVLLSLAFITYVEHVLRKRLARILSACVLSKRCPPDCSHQHRLGLGVRALNLFFGALAIFHLAYLGSLFDVDVDDTTEEQGYGMAYTVHKWSELSWASHWVTFGCWIFYRLIG, from the exons ATGGCCACCTTCAGCCGCCAGGAATTTTTCCAGCAGCTGCTGCAGGGCTGTCTCCTGCCTACTGCCCAGCAGGGCCTTGACCAGATCTGGTTGCTCCTTGCCATCTGCCTCGCCTGCCGCCTCCTCTGGAGGCTTG GGTTGCCATCCTACCTGAAGCATGCAAGCACcgtggcaggtggcttcttcagCCTCTACCACTTCTTCCAGCTGCACATGGTTTGGGTCGTGCTGCTCAGCCTCCTGTGCTACCTCGTCCTGTTCCTCTGCCGACATTCTTCCCATCGGGGTGTCTTCCTCTCCGTCACCATCCTCATCTACCTGCTTATGGG TGAGATGCACATGGTGGATACCGTGACATGGCACAAGATGCGAG GGGCCCAGATGATCGTGGCCATGAAGGCGGTGTCTCTGGGCTTCGACCTGGACAGGGGCGAGGTGGGCGCAGTGCCCTCGCCTGTGGAGTTCATGGGCTACCTCTACTTCGTGGGCACCATCGTGTTCGGGCCCTGGATATCCTTCCACAGCTACCTACAGGCCGTCCAAGGTCACCCGCTG AGCCGCCGATGGCTGCAGAAGGTGGCCCGGAGCCTGGCGCTGGCCCTGCTGTGCCTTGTGCTGTCCACCTGTGTGGGGCCCTACCTCTTCCCGTACTTCATTCCCCTTGATGGTGACCGCCTCCTTCGCAA GGGCACCATGGTAAG GTGGCTGCGAGCCTACGAGAGTGCTGTCTCCTTCCACTTCAGCAACTACTTTGTGGGCTTTCTGTCCGAAGCCACGGCCACGTTGGCAGGGGCCGGCTTCACCGAGGAGAAGGATCACCTGGAAtg GGACCTGACAGTCTCTAAGCCACTGAATGTGGAGTTGCCCCGGTCCATGGTGGAAGTTGTCACAAGCTGGAACCTGCCCATGTCTTATTGGCTAAATAACT ATGTTTTCAAGAATGCTCTCCACCTGGGGACCTTCTCAGCCGTGCTGGTCACCTATGCAGCCAGCGCCCTCTTGCAC GGCTTCAGCTTCCACCTGGCTGCAGTACTGCTGTCCCTGGCATTTATCACTTACGTGGAGCATG TTCTCCGAAAGCGCCTGGCTCGGATTCTCAGTGCCTGCGTCTTATCAAAACGGTGCCCACCAGACTGTTCACACCAGCATCGCTTG GGCCTGGGGGTGCGAGCCTTAAACCTGTTCTTTGGGGCCCTGGCCATCTTCCACCTAGCCTACCTGGGCTCCCTGTTTGATGTTGATGTGGACGACACCACAGAGGAACAG GGCTACGGCATGGCATACACTGTCCACAAATGGTCAGAGCTCAGCTGGGCCAGTCACTGGGTCACTTTTGGATGCTGGATCTTCTACCGTCTCATAGGCTGA
- the PORCN gene encoding protein-serine O-palmitoleoyltransferase porcupine isoform X3, protein MATFSRQEFFQQLLQGCLLPTAQQGLDQIWLLLAICLACRLLWRLGLPSYLKHASTVAGGFFSLYHFFQLHMVWVVLLSLLCYLVLFLCRHSSHRGVFLSVTILIYLLMGEMHMVDTVTWHKMRGAQMIVAMKAVSLGFDLDRGEVGAVPSPVEFMGYLYFVGTIVFGPWISFHSYLQAVQGHPLSRRWLQKVARSLALALLCLVLSTCVGPYLFPYFIPLDGDRLLRKWLRAYESAVSFHFSNYFVGFLSEATATLAGAGFTEEKDHLEWDLTVSKPLNVELPRSMVEVVTSWNLPMSYWLNNYVFKNALHLGTFSAVLVTYAASALLHGFSFHLAAVLLSLAFITYVEHVLRKRLARILSACVLSKRCPPDCSHQHRLGLGVRALNLFFGALAIFHLAYLGSLFDVDVDDTTEEQGYGMAYTVHKWSELSWASHWVTFGCWIFYRLIG, encoded by the exons ATGGCCACCTTCAGCCGCCAGGAATTTTTCCAGCAGCTGCTGCAGGGCTGTCTCCTGCCTACTGCCCAGCAGGGCCTTGACCAGATCTGGTTGCTCCTTGCCATCTGCCTCGCCTGCCGCCTCCTCTGGAGGCTTG GGTTGCCATCCTACCTGAAGCATGCAAGCACcgtggcaggtggcttcttcagCCTCTACCACTTCTTCCAGCTGCACATGGTTTGGGTCGTGCTGCTCAGCCTCCTGTGCTACCTCGTCCTGTTCCTCTGCCGACATTCTTCCCATCGGGGTGTCTTCCTCTCCGTCACCATCCTCATCTACCTGCTTATGGG TGAGATGCACATGGTGGATACCGTGACATGGCACAAGATGCGAG GGGCCCAGATGATCGTGGCCATGAAGGCGGTGTCTCTGGGCTTCGACCTGGACAGGGGCGAGGTGGGCGCAGTGCCCTCGCCTGTGGAGTTCATGGGCTACCTCTACTTCGTGGGCACCATCGTGTTCGGGCCCTGGATATCCTTCCACAGCTACCTACAGGCCGTCCAAGGTCACCCGCTG AGCCGCCGATGGCTGCAGAAGGTGGCCCGGAGCCTGGCGCTGGCCCTGCTGTGCCTTGTGCTGTCCACCTGTGTGGGGCCCTACCTCTTCCCGTACTTCATTCCCCTTGATGGTGACCGCCTCCTTCGCAA GTGGCTGCGAGCCTACGAGAGTGCTGTCTCCTTCCACTTCAGCAACTACTTTGTGGGCTTTCTGTCCGAAGCCACGGCCACGTTGGCAGGGGCCGGCTTCACCGAGGAGAAGGATCACCTGGAAtg GGACCTGACAGTCTCTAAGCCACTGAATGTGGAGTTGCCCCGGTCCATGGTGGAAGTTGTCACAAGCTGGAACCTGCCCATGTCTTATTGGCTAAATAACT ATGTTTTCAAGAATGCTCTCCACCTGGGGACCTTCTCAGCCGTGCTGGTCACCTATGCAGCCAGCGCCCTCTTGCAC GGCTTCAGCTTCCACCTGGCTGCAGTACTGCTGTCCCTGGCATTTATCACTTACGTGGAGCATG TTCTCCGAAAGCGCCTGGCTCGGATTCTCAGTGCCTGCGTCTTATCAAAACGGTGCCCACCAGACTGTTCACACCAGCATCGCTTG GGCCTGGGGGTGCGAGCCTTAAACCTGTTCTTTGGGGCCCTGGCCATCTTCCACCTAGCCTACCTGGGCTCCCTGTTTGATGTTGATGTGGACGACACCACAGAGGAACAG GGCTACGGCATGGCATACACTGTCCACAAATGGTCAGAGCTCAGCTGGGCCAGTCACTGGGTCACTTTTGGATGCTGGATCTTCTACCGTCTCATAGGCTGA
- the PORCN gene encoding protein-serine O-palmitoleoyltransferase porcupine isoform X1 translates to MATFSRQEFFQQLLQGCLLPTAQQGLDQIWLLLAICLACRLLWRLGLPSYLKHASTVAGGFFSLYHFFQLHMVWVVLLSLLCYLVLFLCRHSSHRGVFLSVTILIYLLMGEMHMVDTVTWHKMRGAQMIVAMKAVSLGFDLDRGEVGAVPSPVEFMGYLYFVGTIVFGPWISFHSYLQAVQGHPLSRRWLQKVARSLALALLCLVLSTCVGPYLFPYFIPLDGDRLLRNKKRKVRGTMVRWLRAYESAVSFHFSNYFVGFLSEATATLAGAGFTEEKDHLEWDLTVSKPLNVELPRSMVEVVTSWNLPMSYWLNNYVFKNALHLGTFSAVLVTYAASALLHGFSFHLAAVLLSLAFITYVEHVLRKRLARILSACVLSKRCPPDCSHQHRLGLGVRALNLFFGALAIFHLAYLGSLFDVDVDDTTEEQGYGMAYTVHKWSELSWASHWVTFGCWIFYRLIG, encoded by the exons ATGGCCACCTTCAGCCGCCAGGAATTTTTCCAGCAGCTGCTGCAGGGCTGTCTCCTGCCTACTGCCCAGCAGGGCCTTGACCAGATCTGGTTGCTCCTTGCCATCTGCCTCGCCTGCCGCCTCCTCTGGAGGCTTG GGTTGCCATCCTACCTGAAGCATGCAAGCACcgtggcaggtggcttcttcagCCTCTACCACTTCTTCCAGCTGCACATGGTTTGGGTCGTGCTGCTCAGCCTCCTGTGCTACCTCGTCCTGTTCCTCTGCCGACATTCTTCCCATCGGGGTGTCTTCCTCTCCGTCACCATCCTCATCTACCTGCTTATGGG TGAGATGCACATGGTGGATACCGTGACATGGCACAAGATGCGAG GGGCCCAGATGATCGTGGCCATGAAGGCGGTGTCTCTGGGCTTCGACCTGGACAGGGGCGAGGTGGGCGCAGTGCCCTCGCCTGTGGAGTTCATGGGCTACCTCTACTTCGTGGGCACCATCGTGTTCGGGCCCTGGATATCCTTCCACAGCTACCTACAGGCCGTCCAAGGTCACCCGCTG AGCCGCCGATGGCTGCAGAAGGTGGCCCGGAGCCTGGCGCTGGCCCTGCTGTGCCTTGTGCTGTCCACCTGTGTGGGGCCCTACCTCTTCCCGTACTTCATTCCCCTTGATGGTGACCGCCTCCTTCGCAA CAAGAAACGCAAAGTCAG GGGCACCATGGTAAG GTGGCTGCGAGCCTACGAGAGTGCTGTCTCCTTCCACTTCAGCAACTACTTTGTGGGCTTTCTGTCCGAAGCCACGGCCACGTTGGCAGGGGCCGGCTTCACCGAGGAGAAGGATCACCTGGAAtg GGACCTGACAGTCTCTAAGCCACTGAATGTGGAGTTGCCCCGGTCCATGGTGGAAGTTGTCACAAGCTGGAACCTGCCCATGTCTTATTGGCTAAATAACT ATGTTTTCAAGAATGCTCTCCACCTGGGGACCTTCTCAGCCGTGCTGGTCACCTATGCAGCCAGCGCCCTCTTGCAC GGCTTCAGCTTCCACCTGGCTGCAGTACTGCTGTCCCTGGCATTTATCACTTACGTGGAGCATG TTCTCCGAAAGCGCCTGGCTCGGATTCTCAGTGCCTGCGTCTTATCAAAACGGTGCCCACCAGACTGTTCACACCAGCATCGCTTG GGCCTGGGGGTGCGAGCCTTAAACCTGTTCTTTGGGGCCCTGGCCATCTTCCACCTAGCCTACCTGGGCTCCCTGTTTGATGTTGATGTGGACGACACCACAGAGGAACAG GGCTACGGCATGGCATACACTGTCCACAAATGGTCAGAGCTCAGCTGGGCCAGTCACTGGGTCACTTTTGGATGCTGGATCTTCTACCGTCTCATAGGCTGA
- the PORCN gene encoding protein-serine O-palmitoleoyltransferase porcupine isoform X4, whose amino-acid sequence MVWVVLLSLLCYLVLFLCRHSSHRGVFLSVTILIYLLMGEMHMVDTVTWHKMRGAQMIVAMKAVSLGFDLDRGEVGAVPSPVEFMGYLYFVGTIVFGPWISFHSYLQAVQGHPLSRRWLQKVARSLALALLCLVLSTCVGPYLFPYFIPLDGDRLLRNKKRKVRGTMVRWLRAYESAVSFHFSNYFVGFLSEATATLAGAGFTEEKDHLEWDLTVSKPLNVELPRSMVEVVTSWNLPMSYWLNNYVFKNALHLGTFSAVLVTYAASALLHGFSFHLAAVLLSLAFITYVEHVLRKRLARILSACVLSKRCPPDCSHQHRLGLGVRALNLFFGALAIFHLAYLGSLFDVDVDDTTEEQGYGMAYTVHKWSELSWASHWVTFGCWIFYRLIG is encoded by the exons ATGGTTTGGGTCGTGCTGCTCAGCCTCCTGTGCTACCTCGTCCTGTTCCTCTGCCGACATTCTTCCCATCGGGGTGTCTTCCTCTCCGTCACCATCCTCATCTACCTGCTTATGGG TGAGATGCACATGGTGGATACCGTGACATGGCACAAGATGCGAG GGGCCCAGATGATCGTGGCCATGAAGGCGGTGTCTCTGGGCTTCGACCTGGACAGGGGCGAGGTGGGCGCAGTGCCCTCGCCTGTGGAGTTCATGGGCTACCTCTACTTCGTGGGCACCATCGTGTTCGGGCCCTGGATATCCTTCCACAGCTACCTACAGGCCGTCCAAGGTCACCCGCTG AGCCGCCGATGGCTGCAGAAGGTGGCCCGGAGCCTGGCGCTGGCCCTGCTGTGCCTTGTGCTGTCCACCTGTGTGGGGCCCTACCTCTTCCCGTACTTCATTCCCCTTGATGGTGACCGCCTCCTTCGCAA CAAGAAACGCAAAGTCAG GGGCACCATGGTAAG GTGGCTGCGAGCCTACGAGAGTGCTGTCTCCTTCCACTTCAGCAACTACTTTGTGGGCTTTCTGTCCGAAGCCACGGCCACGTTGGCAGGGGCCGGCTTCACCGAGGAGAAGGATCACCTGGAAtg GGACCTGACAGTCTCTAAGCCACTGAATGTGGAGTTGCCCCGGTCCATGGTGGAAGTTGTCACAAGCTGGAACCTGCCCATGTCTTATTGGCTAAATAACT ATGTTTTCAAGAATGCTCTCCACCTGGGGACCTTCTCAGCCGTGCTGGTCACCTATGCAGCCAGCGCCCTCTTGCAC GGCTTCAGCTTCCACCTGGCTGCAGTACTGCTGTCCCTGGCATTTATCACTTACGTGGAGCATG TTCTCCGAAAGCGCCTGGCTCGGATTCTCAGTGCCTGCGTCTTATCAAAACGGTGCCCACCAGACTGTTCACACCAGCATCGCTTG GGCCTGGGGGTGCGAGCCTTAAACCTGTTCTTTGGGGCCCTGGCCATCTTCCACCTAGCCTACCTGGGCTCCCTGTTTGATGTTGATGTGGACGACACCACAGAGGAACAG GGCTACGGCATGGCATACACTGTCCACAAATGGTCAGAGCTCAGCTGGGCCAGTCACTGGGTCACTTTTGGATGCTGGATCTTCTACCGTCTCATAGGCTGA
- the EBP gene encoding 3-beta-hydroxysteroid-Delta(8),Delta(7)-isomerase: MTTNTSPMHPYWPRHLRLDNFVPNDYPTWHILAGLFSVSGVLVVATWLLSGRAAVVPLGTWRRLSLCWFAVCGFIHLVIEGWFSLYHADLLGDQAILSQLWKEYAKGDSRYILNDNFMICMETVTAYLWGPLSLWVVIAFLRHQPLRFVLQLVVSMGQVYGDVLYFLTEYRDGFQHGELGHPLYFWFYFVFLNSLWLVVPGLLILDSIKQLAHTQSILDAKAPKAKSKQN, encoded by the exons ATGACCACCAACACCAGCCCCATGCACCCCTACTGGCCTCGGCATCTGAGACTAGACAACTTTGTGCCTAATGACTACCCCACCTGGCATATCCTGGCTGGCCTATTCTCCGTCTCtggagtcttagttgtggccacATGGCTGTTGTCAGGGCGTGCTGCGGTCGTCCCACTGGGGACTTGGCGGAGACTGTCCCTGTGCTGGTTTGCAGTATGTGGATTCATTCACTTGGTGATTGAGGGCTGGTTCAGCCTCTACCACGCGGACCTTCTCGGAGACCAAGCCATCTTATCTCAACTCT GGAAAGAGTATGCCAAGGGAGACAGCCGATACATCCT GAATGATAACTTCATGATATGCATGGAGACCGTCACGGCTTACCTGTGGGGACCACTCAGCCTGTGGGTGGTGATTGCTTTTCTCCGCCACCAACCCCTCCGCTTTGTCCTACAGCTTGTGGTCTCTATGG GTCAGGTATATGGAGATGTGCTCTATTTCCTGACAGAGTACCGTGATGGATTCCAGCACGGGGAGCTGGGCCACCCACTCTACTTCtggttttactttgttttcttgaaCTCCCTGTGGCTGGTGGTGCCCGGACTCCTCATACTGGATTCTATAAAGCAACTTGCTCATACCCAGAGCATACTGGATGCCAAAGCACCCAAAGCCAAGAGCAAGCAGAACTAA